From a single Fulvivirga ulvae genomic region:
- a CDS encoding N-formylglutamate amidohydrolase, translating into MRGRKILISCEHAGNYIPKDYKFMFANAEEALESHRGWDPGSLGIAKYLARHLEAPMFYQKVSRLLIETNRSLDNKELFSEYTHNIDRSIKNALLAKYYHPYRDEIENRIKDFIAAGETVLHLSIHTFTPQLNGIVRAVDVGLLYDESRIEEREFCNQWKGRLDNMLPDRLIMLNCPYNGADDGFTTYLRTKFPGSAYLGIELEVNQRYPDTPAMSKINEAFSQSLLSTFLPA; encoded by the coding sequence ATGCGTGGAAGAAAAATTTTGATTTCATGTGAGCATGCGGGTAACTATATACCAAAAGATTATAAATTCATGTTTGCCAATGCTGAAGAGGCTTTGGAGTCTCATCGTGGTTGGGACCCGGGAAGTCTTGGTATTGCAAAATATTTGGCCCGACACCTTGAAGCACCAATGTTTTATCAGAAAGTGTCACGACTACTGATTGAAACCAACAGATCGCTGGATAATAAAGAACTGTTCAGCGAATACACTCATAATATTGACAGGAGTATTAAAAACGCGCTTCTGGCTAAATATTATCATCCATACCGTGATGAGATTGAAAACAGGATCAAGGATTTTATAGCTGCGGGAGAAACTGTATTACACCTTTCCATTCACACCTTCACTCCTCAGCTCAATGGTATAGTGAGGGCTGTGGATGTAGGGCTTTTGTATGATGAGTCCCGTATTGAAGAAAGAGAATTTTGCAATCAATGGAAAGGACGGCTTGATAATATGTTACCAGATCGGCTAATTATGCTCAACTGTCCTTACAATGGAGCTGATGATGGATTTACTACCTATTTGAGAACCAAATTTCCAGGTAGTGCTTATTTAGGAATAGAACTTGAAGTTAATCAGCGCTATCCTGATACCCCCGCAATGAGCAAAATAAACGAAGCTTTCAGTCAATCTCTATTGTCCACGTTTCTCCCCGCTTAA
- a CDS encoding carboxylate-amine ligase, whose translation MSNSRLHLFQGYGIELEYMIVNKESLAIKPITDELFKKISNEYVSEINRGKVSWCNELVLHVVELKCSKPEPDLVEMGEEFHKNIKNVNKELASFNSQLMPTAAHPLMDPNRETFLWPHESNEIYDAYNKIFNCCGHGWSNLQSTHLNLPFYDDEEFARLHAAIRLVLPLLPAIAASSPVLGGKNTGFLDKRLDYYQKNQRVIPSLTGKVIPERAFSKRQYHKLIYDRIAHDIAPHDPNKILQPVWLNSRGAIARFDRGSIEIRILDIQECPKADLAILALVITLLKMLVNEKFTSFHDQQKWEIEPLYAIFQETIKYGENAVIDNAAYFEMFGVSGHEHMTAGALWSEILKKAEKQHPKEIKPWLAELNIILTQGTLASRILKSLAGVYSVENINLVYRELSDCLMYNEMFELCVEEKF comes from the coding sequence ATGAGTAATTCTAGATTACACCTGTTCCAGGGCTATGGTATAGAGCTGGAATACATGATAGTTAACAAGGAATCACTGGCCATAAAGCCAATTACGGATGAGCTCTTCAAAAAGATCAGCAATGAATATGTAAGTGAGATAAATAGAGGTAAAGTAAGCTGGTGCAATGAGTTGGTACTACATGTCGTAGAGCTAAAGTGCTCAAAGCCTGAGCCTGACCTTGTGGAAATGGGCGAAGAATTTCATAAAAATATCAAAAATGTGAATAAAGAGCTCGCATCTTTCAATTCACAATTGATGCCAACGGCGGCCCACCCCTTGATGGACCCTAACAGGGAAACGTTTTTATGGCCTCATGAGAGTAACGAGATCTATGACGCCTACAACAAGATATTCAACTGTTGTGGTCATGGATGGTCCAATCTTCAAAGTACTCACTTAAACCTGCCATTTTATGACGATGAAGAGTTTGCCAGACTACATGCAGCCATCAGGCTGGTGTTGCCTCTGTTACCGGCGATAGCTGCCAGTTCACCGGTTTTGGGTGGTAAAAACACGGGATTTTTAGATAAACGACTGGATTACTACCAAAAAAACCAGCGCGTAATACCATCGCTGACCGGAAAAGTAATTCCTGAAAGAGCATTTTCAAAAAGGCAATACCATAAACTGATCTATGATCGTATTGCCCATGATATTGCACCTCACGATCCTAATAAGATATTACAGCCGGTATGGCTGAATTCCCGTGGTGCCATAGCCAGATTTGACAGAGGATCTATCGAAATTCGTATTCTGGACATTCAGGAATGCCCCAAAGCGGATCTTGCCATACTGGCTCTGGTCATTACGCTTTTGAAAATGCTCGTCAATGAGAAGTTTACTTCCTTTCATGATCAGCAGAAGTGGGAAATAGAGCCCCTTTATGCCATATTTCAGGAAACGATCAAATATGGGGAGAATGCCGTGATTGATAATGCTGCTTACTTTGAAATGTTTGGTGTTTCCGGACATGAGCACATGACTGCCGGAGCACTTTGGAGTGAGATACTCAAAAAGGCGGAAAAGCAGCACCCTAAAGAAATAAAGCCATGGCTTGCAGAGCTAAATATTATCCTGACCCAGGGAACACTGGCAAGCAGAATATTGAAATCATTGGCAGGTGTTTATTCAGTTGAAAATATTAACCTGGTTTACCGAGAGTTGTCGGATTGTTTAATGTATAACGAAATGTTTGAATTATGCGTGGAAGAAAAATTTTGA
- a CDS encoding RimK family protein, producing MPKLIITETPEKWNLKSEGAEVISPSEYFSKPEYQESKAYKIINLCRSHQYQSLGYYVSLLAEARGHKVIPEIATLQDFRFPSLIRDDAEEFNDLIQSSLKTQTENKVVIHIMFGQVDNLQFSKIGVLLFNLFQIPIIQAVFVKKDKWQLQALKPLHLKDLDESNSKKLQEALFFYITGKKVVRKKYSRKKYDLAILMSPEDATPPSSPKAIQKFIAAADKLGFNTEVITKNDFGKLVQFDALFIRETTNVNHYTYRFAKKAESEGLVVIDDSNSILKCTNKVYLHELLVANKIAVPKSFILRKDSQKIPDNFNYPMVIKQPDGSFSKGVKKVSDEKQLAETLKDLFQKSELLIVQEFIPTSYDWRVGVINKQPLYVCKYFMAQNHWQIVDWKKNGEHREGKSETVAVADAPKALIDTALKSTALIGNGLYGVDIKEINGKFYVIEINDNPNIDAGVEDRIIKNGLYTKIMETFLERIQKR from the coding sequence ATGCCGAAATTAATTATTACAGAAACCCCGGAAAAATGGAACCTAAAGTCTGAAGGCGCTGAAGTGATCTCGCCTTCAGAGTATTTTAGCAAGCCTGAGTATCAGGAATCAAAAGCTTATAAGATCATCAACTTATGCAGGTCGCATCAGTATCAGAGCCTAGGGTATTATGTATCGCTGCTTGCCGAGGCCAGGGGGCATAAGGTTATACCCGAAATCGCCACCCTTCAGGACTTCCGTTTCCCGTCATTAATCAGGGATGATGCTGAGGAGTTTAATGACCTGATTCAAAGTAGCCTGAAAACACAGACAGAAAATAAGGTTGTTATCCATATTATGTTTGGTCAGGTCGATAACCTGCAATTTTCCAAAATTGGTGTTTTACTGTTCAATCTCTTTCAGATACCAATTATCCAGGCAGTATTTGTAAAAAAGGATAAATGGCAATTGCAGGCTTTGAAGCCCCTTCACTTGAAAGATCTTGATGAAAGCAACAGCAAGAAGCTTCAGGAAGCGTTGTTTTTCTATATTACAGGTAAAAAGGTGGTTAGGAAAAAATATAGCCGGAAGAAATATGATCTGGCCATACTCATGAGCCCTGAAGATGCTACGCCGCCATCAAGCCCTAAAGCTATTCAGAAGTTTATTGCAGCAGCAGATAAGTTAGGGTTTAATACAGAGGTGATCACTAAAAACGACTTTGGTAAACTCGTTCAGTTTGATGCCCTGTTTATCAGAGAAACCACTAATGTAAATCACTATACCTATAGGTTTGCCAAAAAAGCAGAGTCCGAAGGCCTTGTAGTGATCGATGATTCTAACTCAATACTAAAATGCACCAACAAAGTATATCTGCACGAATTGCTGGTTGCTAATAAAATAGCTGTCCCCAAGTCATTCATCCTTAGAAAAGACAGTCAGAAAATTCCGGATAATTTCAATTACCCCATGGTCATCAAGCAACCTGACGGCTCGTTTTCCAAAGGAGTAAAGAAGGTATCGGACGAAAAGCAGCTGGCAGAAACATTGAAGGATCTTTTTCAGAAATCTGAGCTACTAATCGTTCAGGAGTTCATACCTACCTCATATGACTGGCGGGTTGGGGTGATCAATAAACAGCCATTGTATGTGTGTAAGTATTTTATGGCTCAAAATCACTGGCAGATTGTGGACTGGAAGAAGAATGGAGAGCACCGTGAGGGAAAAAGTGAAACTGTAGCTGTCGCTGATGCCCCCAAAGCACTTATAGATACGGCTCTAAAATCAACGGCGCTGATAGGGAATGGCCTGTATGGGGTAGATATCAAAGAAATCAATGGCAAGTTTTATGTAATTGAGATCAACGATAATCCCAACATAGACGCCGGTGTGGAAGACAGGATAATTAAAAACGGCCTGTACACAAAAATTATGGAAACCTTTCTCGAGAGGATACAAAAACGATGA
- a CDS encoding peptidase-C39 like family protein: protein MLLKTKEKVLDLNIKAQPDDVTCGPTCLHGVYQYYNDNVPLRQVIDEVKQLASGGTIAVLLANHALKRGYNATIYTYNISTFDPSWFKQKVDLTVKLKEQLKAKPDDEKLQVATAGYLQFLSNGGKLKFEELTPSLIKYFLTKKMPILTGLSSTYLYESPRETEEFITGTGEYVIRYDDINGVPTGHFVIINGFNQEKRLALIADPLDPNPISEKQYYKVSFQKLINSIMLGVMTYDANLLIIYPKK, encoded by the coding sequence ATGCTGTTAAAAACCAAAGAAAAGGTTCTGGATTTGAACATAAAAGCTCAGCCAGATGATGTGACCTGCGGGCCCACCTGCCTGCATGGTGTTTATCAATATTATAATGATAATGTACCTCTCAGGCAGGTAATAGATGAAGTAAAGCAGTTGGCTTCGGGGGGAACCATTGCAGTACTGCTTGCTAACCATGCCCTGAAGAGGGGCTATAATGCCACAATTTACACCTATAACATAAGTACGTTTGACCCGTCCTGGTTTAAACAAAAAGTTGATCTTACAGTTAAATTAAAAGAACAGTTGAAGGCCAAGCCGGATGATGAGAAGCTACAGGTAGCTACTGCCGGTTATCTACAGTTTTTATCAAATGGAGGCAAGTTGAAATTTGAAGAGCTGACCCCAAGCCTGATAAAATACTTCCTAACCAAGAAGATGCCGATTCTCACTGGATTAAGTTCTACTTATTTGTACGAAAGCCCCCGCGAGACCGAAGAGTTTATAACCGGTACGGGAGAATACGTGATCAGGTATGATGATATCAACGGCGTGCCTACCGGGCATTTTGTAATCATCAATGGGTTTAACCAGGAGAAGAGGCTGGCACTAATTGCCGATCCGTTAGATCCTAACCCTATTAGTGAAAAGCAATACTATAAAGTAAGCTTTCAAAAACTTATTAACTCTATTATGCTTGGCGTAATGACTTACGATGCCAATTTGCTAATCATATATCCTAAAAAATAA
- a CDS encoding RNA polymerase sigma factor: protein MIDKNISDEQLILLLQDVYNPGYFSLLVQRHEKYILRKCMSYVKSEDVAEDLCQEILIKLFINIKSFKGEARFSTWLFSIIHNTCIDHLRKNKKNVRQVITEKMAEEVAEMIEGVDEVPEELSIKILDNLLDEISPEEKMILLLKYKEKHPIKDIQLTLGLSESAVKMRLKRAKSKVNKLYQTYRSKQKS, encoded by the coding sequence ATGATTGATAAAAATATTTCCGACGAACAGTTGATCCTTCTTCTTCAGGATGTCTATAATCCGGGGTATTTTTCTTTGCTTGTTCAAAGGCATGAAAAGTATATTCTCCGGAAATGCATGAGTTATGTCAAAAGTGAGGATGTGGCCGAAGATCTCTGCCAGGAAATTTTGATCAAACTTTTTATCAACATCAAGTCTTTTAAGGGTGAAGCACGTTTTTCGACCTGGCTTTTTTCCATTATTCACAATACTTGCATTGACCATTTGAGAAAAAACAAAAAGAATGTAAGACAGGTAATAACGGAAAAGATGGCTGAAGAAGTAGCCGAAATGATCGAGGGCGTTGATGAAGTGCCTGAGGAGCTATCCATTAAAATACTGGACAACCTTCTGGATGAGATTTCCCCGGAGGAAAAAATGATATTACTGCTCAAGTACAAGGAAAAACACCCGATCAAAGACATCCAGCTTACCCTTGGCCTCTCTGAGAGCGCTGTTAAAATGAGGTTAAAAAGGGCAAAAAGCAAGGTAAACAAACTCTATCAGACATACCGCTCCAAACAAAAGTCCTAG
- a CDS encoding RMD1 family protein, producing MSDNKELKISAYHLTGNIDIRGCRDKVSEKIVAETKTDLFIETGKEQYIFIFNYGVITFYNMSEKEMGIAFSRYFPGVSKALLPADDFVLKIGDLNELKVEFNSLSLQLINQETIKIAMLNVAQSVALMYFDTVSQDLLMRVRGFTTQMEEEGKLKISRKNIMKFIGKALNTKNKIAENLYIFDAPPVTWNNEYLEKVNSTLSKHFDLGLRYRSIENTFGIVEDNLDAFMELYHQNESSKLEWIIIILILVEVLDTFITKII from the coding sequence ATGTCAGATAATAAAGAATTGAAAATCAGCGCTTATCATTTAACCGGTAATATTGATATCCGGGGCTGTAGAGATAAAGTCAGCGAGAAGATAGTTGCGGAAACCAAAACCGACCTGTTTATTGAAACAGGTAAAGAGCAATACATTTTCATATTTAACTATGGCGTTATCACTTTTTATAATATGAGTGAAAAGGAAATGGGCATTGCTTTTAGCCGCTATTTCCCCGGAGTTTCCAAGGCCCTGCTTCCGGCAGATGATTTTGTGCTCAAGATAGGTGATCTGAATGAATTGAAAGTAGAATTCAATAGCCTTAGCCTTCAACTGATCAATCAGGAGACTATTAAAATTGCCATGCTTAATGTGGCGCAAAGCGTAGCCCTCATGTATTTTGACACAGTATCTCAGGACCTTTTGATGAGGGTGCGCGGCTTTACCACTCAAATGGAGGAAGAGGGAAAGTTAAAAATAAGCCGAAAGAACATTATGAAGTTTATCGGAAAGGCTTTAAACACAAAGAACAAGATTGCCGAAAACCTCTATATCTTTGATGCTCCTCCCGTCACCTGGAACAACGAATACCTCGAAAAAGTCAACAGTACGCTTTCAAAACACTTTGACCTTGGTCTCAGATACCGCTCTATCGAAAATACCTTCGGCATAGTAGAGGATAACCTCGATGCCTTTATGGAATTGTACCATCAGAACGAAAGCAGCAAACTGGAGTGGATCATTATCATACTGATTCTGGTAGAAGTACTGGATACTTTTATAACAAAGATAATCTAG
- a CDS encoding hybrid sensor histidine kinase/response regulator — MDYVTQVLVIDDDDVDRASLNRTMKKADLSFALTECSDGDEAMRLLKETKYDCVFLDYLLPGIDGLTLLRKIRSSGIKVPVIIITSQGDEKVAVEMMKAGASDYVVKDQITPVSVKRLIQTATFVREIEREREVAEQARKVSELRLSEAQRIAKIGNWEYDFKTDVVYWSEEMFRIFEVDEEFFEPKLIHLTSMFHEDDRADIQAEIQKCMEGGHIFNLDLRAIMPDNSIKHVNVHAYIQYEVDGNYDKFVGTTQDINKRKQVEQELIEAKKLAEESGRVKEQFLANMSHEIRTPMNAIIGFANLLLKDKENFSIHHQKYIKAIHHAGENLLVIINDILDVSKIESGKFELESTDFNLSEVVDGVLNLFKHKAAENDIALNLTIEENVPLYLLGDPVRLNQILVNLVNNAMKFTNEGYIHVRVKELSTTDNTAMIRFSVEDTGIGIEESKLETIFDSFTQASSDTTRKYGGTGLGLTIVKNIVELQGGSIGVESEVGKGTTFFMDLPFELSDAEIIEGGSEEIMKNIDEMDHLKDIKVLMAEDNEINQELARFIFQDLGWDLDIAENGIIALEMLLKKNYDIVLMDIQMPEMDGYQATLKIRSEFEPPLSEIPVMAITAHALKSEVQKCLDAGMDGYISKPFQVDELVRKIEALLKDRQKSTEDQSRQKTQTPIDEEPEEGPVINLSSLYALSGKNSTMVNNIINIFVKETPKVIEQIRSFYKEKDWKSLQSACHKMKSSCSVIGAVEMHKNMEMIEIDCLNNNIDPAKIEKLIGRTEVLHEKAIIELQGTLATN; from the coding sequence ATGGACTACGTAACTCAGGTATTGGTCATTGATGATGATGATGTGGACAGAGCTTCACTGAATAGGACGATGAAAAAAGCGGACCTTAGTTTCGCTTTAACAGAATGCTCGGACGGAGATGAAGCCATGAGGCTTTTAAAAGAGACTAAGTATGATTGTGTCTTTTTGGATTATCTCTTACCGGGTATAGATGGTCTTACCTTATTGCGCAAAATAAGGTCCAGTGGTATTAAAGTGCCCGTAATTATCATAACCTCTCAGGGAGATGAAAAAGTGGCTGTTGAGATGATGAAGGCGGGGGCATCTGACTATGTGGTAAAGGATCAGATAACTCCGGTAAGTGTAAAGCGACTGATCCAGACTGCAACTTTCGTAAGAGAAATAGAAAGAGAGCGAGAGGTGGCCGAGCAGGCCAGAAAGGTCAGTGAACTCAGGCTTTCGGAGGCACAGAGGATAGCTAAGATAGGGAATTGGGAGTATGACTTTAAGACCGATGTAGTTTATTGGTCTGAAGAGATGTTCAGGATATTCGAAGTTGACGAAGAATTTTTTGAACCGAAGCTTATCCACCTAACCTCCATGTTCCATGAGGATGACAGGGCTGATATACAGGCCGAAATCCAAAAATGCATGGAAGGAGGCCATATCTTTAACCTTGACTTAAGGGCCATTATGCCCGATAATTCTATCAAGCATGTAAATGTTCATGCCTATATACAATACGAGGTAGATGGTAATTACGATAAATTTGTCGGTACTACCCAGGATATTAACAAGCGTAAGCAGGTAGAGCAGGAGCTAATAGAGGCCAAAAAGCTGGCAGAGGAATCTGGCAGGGTGAAGGAGCAATTCCTGGCCAACATGAGCCATGAAATACGGACGCCTATGAACGCTATTATAGGTTTTGCCAACCTGCTATTGAAGGACAAGGAAAATTTCAGCATCCATCATCAAAAATACATTAAAGCGATACACCATGCCGGAGAAAACTTACTGGTGATCATTAATGATATCCTTGATGTTTCAAAAATCGAATCCGGTAAGTTTGAGTTGGAGAGTACGGATTTTAACCTTTCTGAAGTTGTGGATGGTGTGCTCAATCTCTTCAAACATAAGGCAGCCGAAAATGACATTGCCCTAAACCTCACTATTGAAGAAAATGTGCCTCTCTACTTACTGGGAGATCCTGTCAGGCTCAATCAAATATTGGTAAACTTGGTTAATAATGCTATGAAATTTACCAATGAAGGATACATTCATGTGAGAGTGAAGGAGCTCAGTACCACTGACAATACGGCTATGATCAGGTTCAGTGTGGAAGATACAGGCATAGGTATAGAAGAAAGCAAGCTGGAAACCATCTTTGATAGTTTTACCCAAGCCAGTAGTGACACCACGCGTAAATACGGAGGTACAGGTCTTGGCCTGACAATTGTTAAAAATATTGTAGAACTGCAGGGAGGAAGTATCGGTGTCGAAAGTGAGGTGGGCAAAGGTACTACCTTCTTCATGGATCTTCCGTTTGAATTGAGCGATGCGGAAATAATTGAAGGCGGTTCGGAAGAAATTATGAAAAATATAGATGAAATGGACCACCTGAAAGACATTAAGGTACTCATGGCCGAGGACAATGAAATCAATCAGGAACTTGCCCGGTTTATTTTCCAAGACCTCGGTTGGGATCTGGATATTGCCGAAAATGGTATTATAGCGCTGGAAATGCTGCTGAAAAAAAACTACGATATTGTATTGATGGATATCCAAATGCCAGAGATGGATGGTTATCAGGCAACCCTGAAAATACGTTCAGAGTTTGAACCTCCGCTATCCGAAATACCAGTAATGGCTATTACAGCACATGCCTTAAAATCGGAAGTGCAAAAATGTCTGGATGCCGGAATGGATGGCTATATTTCAAAACCCTTTCAGGTTGATGAGCTTGTAAGGAAAATTGAAGCTTTGCTTAAAGACAGGCAGAAATCCACGGAAGATCAGAGTAGGCAAAAAACTCAGACCCCAATTGATGAGGAGCCCGAAGAAGGACCGGTAATCAATCTAAGCAGTCTGTATGCTCTCTCTGGTAAGAACTCTACCATGGTCAATAATATCATAAATATCTTTGTAAAGGAGACCCCTAAAGTTATTGAGCAAATAAGGTCCTTTTACAAGGAAAAGGACTGGAAAAGCCTGCAAAGTGCCTGTCACAAGATGAAATCGTCATGCTCTGTAATAGGTGCAGTAGAAATGCATAAGAATATGGAAATGATCGAAATAGATTGTTTGAATAACAATATCGATCCTGCAAAAATTGAAAAACTTATCGGCAGAACAGAGGTGTTGCATGAAAAAGCCATCATAGAGTTGCAGGGTACGCTTGCTACCAATTAA
- a CDS encoding response regulator — protein sequence MEINIPVQSQLLHILLVEDDEVDVRNVQRAFKKNHISNPLHIARNGLEALNKLRGSDDIEKLDPLPKVILLDLNMPKMGGLEFLQTIRKDPDLKTISVFVMTTSDEESDKFAAYNLNVAGYILKPLSFERFVKAVSILNHYWTLCEQL from the coding sequence ATGGAAATTAATATACCAGTGCAAAGTCAGTTATTACATATCTTACTTGTGGAAGACGATGAGGTAGATGTTAGAAACGTGCAGCGTGCATTTAAGAAAAACCATATTTCAAACCCGTTGCATATAGCAAGAAATGGACTGGAAGCACTGAATAAGTTAAGGGGAAGCGATGATATTGAAAAGCTTGACCCTTTGCCAAAAGTAATACTGCTGGATTTGAATATGCCTAAAATGGGAGGGTTGGAGTTTTTGCAAACCATTAGAAAGGATCCGGACTTAAAAACTATTAGTGTTTTTGTAATGACTACTTCCGATGAAGAGAGTGATAAGTTTGCTGCATATAATCTGAATGTAGCCGGATACATTTTGAAGCCACTCTCATTTGAGCGGTTTGTTAAGGCGGTTTCAATTTTAAATCATTATTGGACATTGTGTGAACAGCTTTAA
- a CDS encoding ATP-binding protein, which yields MMNYEALFTHSPSPMVVASTEGVILNANIAFCELLGCSVNQLISTRISEYVYGEDIEEYFDLNKTNTDVKKKEQVTLHIKNKAAGTISVTCKSKMISDEQGLPLHQIITMNVCDNENIYLNALMSSFPGLIYFKDKDSRFLKVNKAYIKKFSVATPEDIIGKSDFDFFDEKHARNAYNAEQKIIKTGQPLLNVEEKEVWPDGHNTWVATTKMPLQEINGQTIGTYGISIGITEKKESEMKLREKTSILNAVTLRMPVVIYKFHVNEGLQIIMGNPRVKDAFMSSKIVKLSMEEGLASLVDKISDDDERHNHLHFNSTKDDQHFENFVFTSRSVDGEFIGLALDITDRKQARQKIKKNAKELEKINRELNQFAYIISHDLKAPLRAITNLSEWIEEDLGEIENDEIKENLRLLRSRVNRMENLINGILTYSRISRTKIDYAEVDTNEVVAEVIDSLLVPERFSITISGPLPVIRFPRVNLEQIFSNLISNAIKYHDKSLGNIEVGYKEKNSFHEFWVKDDGPGIAAEYHEKIFVIFQTLQARDTMESTGIGLTIVKKIVEDRGGNIILKSEPGKGTKFVFSIPKLIDDNGN from the coding sequence ATGATGAATTATGAAGCGTTATTTACTCATTCACCATCTCCCATGGTGGTGGCCTCAACAGAGGGGGTTATTCTTAACGCTAATATTGCATTTTGCGAACTGTTGGGCTGTTCGGTGAATCAACTCATTTCTACTCGCATTAGTGAGTATGTATACGGAGAAGACATTGAGGAGTATTTTGACCTGAACAAAACCAACACGGATGTAAAAAAGAAAGAGCAAGTAACACTACATATCAAAAATAAAGCCGCTGGCACTATATCAGTAACCTGTAAGTCAAAAATGATCAGTGATGAACAGGGCTTACCACTGCACCAGATCATCACTATGAATGTGTGCGACAATGAAAACATCTATTTAAATGCCTTAATGAGCAGTTTTCCCGGGCTAATTTATTTCAAGGACAAGGATAGTCGGTTTTTAAAGGTAAATAAAGCCTATATTAAGAAGTTTAGTGTAGCCACCCCGGAGGATATTATTGGTAAATCTGATTTTGATTTTTTTGATGAAAAGCACGCCCGTAATGCCTACAATGCTGAACAGAAAATTATAAAAACAGGACAACCTTTGCTAAATGTTGAAGAAAAAGAGGTATGGCCTGATGGACATAATACGTGGGTGGCAACAACTAAAATGCCTTTGCAAGAGATAAATGGCCAAACCATTGGTACTTATGGTATTTCCATCGGTATTACTGAAAAGAAGGAGAGCGAGATGAAGTTAAGAGAGAAAACCAGTATACTGAATGCTGTTACTTTACGTATGCCGGTGGTTATTTATAAGTTTCATGTAAATGAGGGATTACAAATTATAATGGGTAATCCCCGGGTAAAAGATGCCTTTATGTCCAGCAAGATAGTAAAACTGAGCATGGAAGAGGGCCTGGCCAGTCTTGTAGATAAAATTTCAGATGATGATGAGAGGCACAACCACCTTCACTTTAACAGTACTAAAGATGATCAGCATTTTGAAAACTTCGTGTTCACAAGCAGGTCGGTTGATGGTGAATTCATTGGACTGGCTCTTGACATAACCGACCGTAAACAAGCCAGACAAAAAATAAAGAAAAACGCTAAGGAACTTGAAAAAATCAATAGAGAGCTAAACCAGTTTGCCTATATTATATCCCATGATCTTAAGGCGCCATTAAGGGCTATCACGAATCTGTCTGAATGGATTGAAGAGGATCTTGGTGAAATCGAAAACGACGAAATAAAAGAAAATCTGCGACTTTTACGCAGCAGGGTGAACCGAATGGAAAACCTGATCAATGGCATTCTCACCTATTCAAGGATAAGCCGTACAAAGATAGATTATGCTGAGGTTGATACAAATGAAGTCGTGGCAGAAGTAATCGACTCACTTCTGGTGCCTGAAAGGTTTAGTATCACTATCTCGGGGCCACTTCCGGTAATAAGGTTTCCTAGGGTTAATCTTGAGCAGATATTCTCAAATTTGATTTCCAATGCGATAAAATATCATGATAAATCATTGGGCAATATTGAGGTTGGTTATAAAGAAAAGAATTCTTTTCATGAATTCTGGGTTAAAGATGATGGGCCAGGTATTGCAGCTGAGTATCACGAAAAGATATTTGTCATATTTCAAACCCTGCAGGCCAGGGATACTATGGAAAGTACCGGCATAGGACTTACAATTGTTAAAAAGATCGTTGAGGATCGCGGAGGAAACATTATTTTGAAGTCAGAACCCGGAAAAGGAACAAAGTTTGTTTTTAGTATACCCAAACTAATTGATGATAATGGAAATTAA